The Chryseolinea soli genome contains a region encoding:
- a CDS encoding GH39 family glycosyl hydrolase, with protein MNRVLLIILLFGLRFSFAQQRPVAIQVDASKPVGEMTPFWSFFGYDEPNYTTRRDGQKLLTELKQLSPVTVYVRAHNLLTSKGNSPGPDLKWGYTDAYKEDKKGKAIYNWTVVDSIVDTYIKKGMKPLMEIGFMPKDLSSKPEPYEHTWSKGGNLWTGWTYPPKDYNKWRELVYQWVKHSIDRYGKQEVMTWLWEVWNEPDIGYWSGTFEEYCKLYDYAADGLKRACPECTIGGPHTTSPRSEKAYRYLTNFMEHCLHGKNYATGKTGTPLQYIGFHAKGSPEFTDGHIRMNMGAQLKDIQKAFEAVNSFPELKDIPIIIGECDPEGCAACSEKRDPKFGYRNGTMYSSYTASSFARIYELVDQYKVNLKGAVSWSFEFEDQEWFAGFRDLATHGVDKPVLNVFRMFGMMEGKRILVRSDHGRSAADIIAKGVTEQNDVSAIASTKQNSVWVMVWNYHDDNVSGASSPIELTVEGIAAYKVMVHHYRVDQHFSNAFEKWKGLGSPQQVTPEQYQALESAGQLQLYTSPEWKDAPDGKAVLTFDLPRQGVSLVELTW; from the coding sequence ATGAATCGTGTATTACTAATTATCCTGCTTTTTGGTTTACGATTTTCGTTTGCACAGCAACGCCCGGTAGCCATCCAAGTGGACGCGTCAAAGCCGGTAGGGGAGATGACACCGTTCTGGTCGTTCTTTGGATACGATGAACCCAACTACACCACCCGGAGAGATGGTCAGAAGTTGTTGACAGAATTGAAGCAACTAAGTCCGGTCACCGTCTATGTGAGAGCCCACAATCTTCTGACCTCCAAAGGCAACAGCCCAGGCCCCGATCTCAAGTGGGGCTACACGGATGCTTATAAAGAAGACAAGAAGGGTAAAGCGATCTACAATTGGACCGTGGTCGACAGCATCGTCGATACGTACATAAAAAAGGGAATGAAACCGCTGATGGAAATCGGGTTCATGCCAAAAGACCTTTCCTCGAAACCGGAGCCGTATGAACACACCTGGAGCAAAGGCGGCAACTTATGGACCGGCTGGACGTATCCGCCAAAGGATTATAATAAGTGGAGGGAGCTGGTATATCAATGGGTGAAGCATTCTATCGATCGTTATGGGAAACAAGAGGTCATGACATGGCTATGGGAAGTATGGAATGAGCCGGACATTGGCTATTGGTCGGGTACATTCGAAGAGTACTGCAAATTGTACGACTATGCTGCGGATGGACTGAAGCGGGCCTGCCCGGAATGTACGATCGGTGGACCACACACCACCAGCCCGAGAAGTGAAAAGGCCTATCGCTACCTCACCAACTTCATGGAACATTGTCTTCACGGGAAGAACTATGCCACAGGAAAAACAGGAACACCACTGCAATACATCGGTTTTCACGCCAAGGGCTCACCGGAATTCACCGATGGACATATCCGCATGAATATGGGAGCACAGTTGAAAGACATACAGAAAGCTTTTGAAGCAGTCAATTCATTTCCTGAGTTGAAAGATATTCCAATCATTATCGGTGAATGCGATCCCGAGGGATGTGCGGCATGTTCGGAAAAGAGAGACCCGAAATTTGGCTATCGCAACGGAACGATGTATTCCAGTTATACGGCATCATCATTTGCCAGGATCTATGAGCTGGTGGATCAGTACAAAGTGAATTTGAAAGGCGCCGTAAGCTGGTCGTTTGAATTTGAAGATCAGGAATGGTTTGCCGGCTTCCGCGATCTGGCCACGCATGGCGTCGACAAACCCGTGTTGAATGTCTTCCGCATGTTCGGCATGATGGAGGGAAAAAGAATTTTGGTGCGATCGGACCACGGACGGAGCGCTGCCGACATCATCGCTAAGGGTGTGACCGAACAAAACGATGTCTCTGCGATTGCCAGCACAAAACAGAATTCGGTTTGGGTCATGGTATGGAACTATCATGATGATAATGTATCCGGCGCGTCTTCTCCTATTGAGTTAACCGTTGAGGGAATCGCAGCATACAAAGTGATGGTCCATCACTACCGCGTGGACCAGCATTTCAGCAACGCATTTGAAAAATGGAAAGGCCTGGGCAGCCCCCAGCAGGTAACGCCCGAACAATACCAGGCACTCGAGAGCGCCGGACAGTTACAACTGTATACATCGCCTGAATGGAAGGACGCCCCCGATGGAAAGGCAGTCCTGACGTTTGACTTGCCGAGGCAGGGCGTGTCGTTGGTGGAGTTGACTTGGTGA
- a CDS encoding PadR family transcriptional regulator — translation MPKEYLGEFEELVLTLVAILDKEAYGNAIVKEIEEQIHRQVNLGGVHVTLYRLEDKGYIKSRVGGATSERGGRRKRFFTITAAGLSLLKSMKEDRQHLWKLIPQLK, via the coding sequence ATGCCGAAAGAATATCTCGGAGAATTTGAGGAACTGGTTTTAACATTAGTCGCCATCCTGGACAAAGAGGCGTACGGAAACGCTATTGTCAAGGAGATTGAAGAACAAATCCACCGGCAGGTAAATCTCGGAGGCGTTCACGTTACCCTCTACAGGCTTGAAGACAAAGGCTACATCAAGTCGCGCGTGGGCGGTGCCACCAGTGAGCGGGGAGGAAGAAGAAAGCGATTCTTTACCATCACCGCCGCCGGACTTTCCCTTCTGAAATCGATGAAGGAAGATCGTCAGCATTTATGGAAGTTAATCCCTCAACTGAAATAG
- a CDS encoding PadR family transcriptional regulator, producing the protein MKKTKLGEFEELVLLTVATLQANAYGVEIKRELESRLNEKLSVGSIQSALKRMEEKGFLTSEFGETTLKRGGKRKRIYTTTSYARKVLAEMKEIRAGLWDSIEATVGAVAHELKVI; encoded by the coding sequence ATGAAGAAAACAAAGCTCGGTGAATTTGAGGAACTGGTTTTATTGACCGTGGCCACCCTGCAAGCAAATGCCTATGGCGTTGAGATCAAACGGGAACTTGAATCCCGTTTGAATGAGAAACTCAGCGTGGGTTCCATCCAGTCGGCCCTGAAGCGCATGGAGGAGAAGGGATTTCTAACTTCCGAGTTTGGCGAAACCACGCTGAAGAGAGGAGGGAAGCGCAAGCGCATCTACACCACGACGTCGTATGCCCGCAAGGTGCTGGCGGAGATGAAAGAGATCCGTGCCGGGTTGTGGGATTCCATCGAAGCAACGGTCGGGGCAGTGGCGCACGAGTTGAAAGTAATATGA